ACGCCGACGGCCAACCGATCGCCGATCAACCGGTCTGGCTGATCCCCACCGATCAGCCGGGCAACCCCTACGGCGTGACCACCGACGTCCACGGCAGAGCATGGTTCTGGTGCAAATCCGGGCCGGGAACCTACACCGCCGTGGTCCAGCGGGACGGCCAGACCCACCAGACGCAAATCACCCCCGCCCCACCCGGCCAGTGGCTCCAGATCAAGACCGTCCGCTGCCGGCTGCCTCAATAGGCCGGCAAGGAACGTGCGTCATCGGGTATTTTTGTTGAAAGAGCCCGCCGAGCGAGTATAGTGCCTCAGCGCGCTCACCATGGTGGTGAGCGGGAGCGGCCTGAAGCCCGCGAACAACTCGCGACGGAAAGGAACGGTTGCCATGGCTCCGATACGCATTCATCCCCAAAACCCGAAGATATTCGAGGGTCGCGGAGCGCCGCGGGTTCTGGTCTGCGCCACGGAGCATTACGGAGCGGTCATGAATCGTCCCTTCCGATTCGATCGCTACCTCGACGACGCCGCAGCCAAATTGCAAACCCTGACCCGCACGTTCATGCTCTTTCGCGAATTCCAAAACATGTACAACCCCTATTCCACGTGCAAACCCGAGTCGACGGACTACATCGCGCCGTTTTGCCGCGTCGGTCCGGACCTCGCCGCCGACGGGCTGCCCAAATTCAACCTCTCGCAGCCGAACCCGGAGTTCTTCGACCGCCTCCACCGTTTCCTGTCCAAAGCCTCGCAGCTCGGCATCGTCGTCGAGGTCGTCCTGCTGAGCAACACCTACATGCCCGAAATCTGGGCGGCCAACCCGCTGAACCGGATCAACAACGTCAACGACGTCGAGGACATCCGCTGGCCCGACTACCTGAGCCGAAGGCATCCGAAGCTTTTCGCCTGGCAGACCGCCCACGTCCGCAAGATCGTCGAGGAGACGAACCGGTACGACAATATCTTCTATGAAATTTGCAACGAACCGGGCGGCGCAGCCGGCGGTCCCGACGACCCGACGATCGAGGAGGTCAACGACTGGCAGATGGCCATCGCGAAGGTCATCCGCGAGACCGAAAGCCGCCTGCCCAACCAACACCTGATCGCCGGACAGGAGGCCCTCGTCTACAACCCCCTCTTCGAGCAGCGGTCGGACAAGTCGTTCGGCGATTTCGGAATCGACGTGGTCAACATCCACCCGCTTCCCAACACCGTGTACGCCGGCAAGACGTACTACCTGGGCGGGTTCATGTCGAAGGAACTGAGCCTGGAGCCATTGCGAGACTACTGCCTGGCGGCGTATGACGAGCTCAAGCCGCTCAATATGGACGAGGACAACACCGCTTCGCGGTTCAAGGACTTCGACGGCTGGACCATCCACCGTAAGCGCGCCTGGACGACGCTGTTGTGCGGCGGGCATTACGACTACATCGATTTCTCGATCATCAACTACTGCGAAACCGGCACCGAGGAATCTCAGCGGTGCATTCGGACGTGGATGAGGCACCTCTCGGACTACATCCATTCGATCGATCTGGTCCGCGCCAAACCGATCCGCGACCGGCTGCGCGGGCAACCGGCGGCGACGGTGGCCTCGGTATTCGGCGTCGCCGATGAGGATATCAGCATCTACCTGGCCGACGGCCGGGAACTGACCGACAAGGACGCCGGCCGGGCGATCGGGGGCCAGATCATCCTTGATCTGCCCGAAGGGGAATACCAGGCCGCCTGGTTCTCACCCGTCGACGGGACCTACGATCCGCCTTTGGTCCTCCGAGGCGGAAACGGCATGCGCCTAGCCGTTCCAGCCTTCACCCACGACGCTGTGCTGCGGATCAGAAAAAGAGGATAAGCGGCACGCGACATCCCACTGGCTTCGCTCACGTCCTCCCGCGCCGCCGGACGAAGTTGCACCATAAGTAATATAGTTGCCTATTGCGGTTCGACGAACAGGGGTTACATTGATCGGGGACTCTGTGGAGGAGATGCGTATGAAGCTCGGCTTTATGGCTTGGTGTTTTCCGTCGCTCGACCTCGACCGCGTGCTGGCCTGGGCCGTCGAGCGCCGGTTCGAGTGCGTCATTCTCGACCGCTGGCCGTGGGATCTCGCCGAGGCCAAAGACCTTTTGGCCAGATACGACCTGAGCGTCACCGCTTTGGGCACTTCGGTCAACATCCTCGATCCCGACCCAGCCAAACAGAAAGACAACGTCGCCCTGGTCAAGAAGATCATCGCCCACGCAGAGAAGCTTAACGTCCCGACGGTCGAGATGTTCGCCGGACGCAATCCCAACACCCGGGTCGAGGACAACTACGCCCCGTTCAAGAAGGTCATGACCCCCCTCGTCAAGTTCGCCGCCGACCGCGGACGGCGGATCTCGGTCGAGAACTGCCCGATGATGCACGACTCCTGGCCCGGCGGGACCAACATCGCCTATTCGCCGGCGATCTGGGAGCGGATGTTCGACCTGGTGCCGGCTGAGAACTTCGGGTTGACCTTCGACCCGGCCCACTGCGTCTGGCTCGGCATTGACTACCTCGCCGCCGTCCGCGCCTTCGGCGATCGCATCTTCGGCGTTCACGCCAAGGACTGCGAGATTCTCCACGAGGTCCTCGCCGTCGCCGGCATTCTCGGCGACCACTGGTGGCGCTACCGCATGCCCGGATGGGGCGAGGTCGACTGGCCGGCGTTCCTCTCGGCCCTTCACGAGGTCGGCTTTGCCGGCGATCTGAACCTCGAGCACGAGGACGTGCTCTTCGGTTTCGACGATCTGCCCAATTCGCCCGAAAAAGTCAAGCAGGGCCTTCTGCTCGGGCAGAAGTTCCTCAAGCCGTACCTGCCCGATCCGATCTGACCGCACCCGCGGCGGCCCGTCCATACAGGAGCATACACATGGCCACCTCCAAAGCGTCCAGGAAGATCAACCTCGCGATCATCGGGGCCGGCGGCATCTCGCAGGCCGTCCACCTGCCCGGCTTTAAGCTCTGCAAGGACGTTCGCGTCGCCGCCCTGTGCGACGAGTCCGAATCCCTCGCCCGCCGCGTCGCCGAGCCGTTCGGCGTGCCCGCGGTCTACAGCGACTATCAGCGGATGCTGGAAAGCGAACCGCTCGACGCCGTCGTGGTCGCCACGCCGAACTATCTGCACTATCCGATGGTCATGGCCGCTGCGCAGCGGAAGCTGCACGTGCTGTGCGAAAAGCCGCTGGCCCTCGACGCCACGCAGGCCCGCCGGATGCGCGACGCGGTCAAACGGGCCCGCCTGGTGAACATGATCGCCTACAACTACCGCTACGTGCCGGCCATCCGGTTCCTCAAGCAGCTTATCGACGACGGCACGCTCGGCCGGGTCTACCACTTTCGGGCGTTCTACCTGCAGCTCTGGGGCGGCGACGGGGCCTCGTGGCGGACCCGGCGAAAGCTGACCGGCAGCGGCCAACTCGGCGACGTCGGCTCGCACCTGATCGACTACGCCCGGCACCTGATCGGCGAGTTTGACTCGGTCTGCGGCCTGACCCGCACGTGGCTGCCCAAACGCCGCGACCCAAACACCAACCGCTGGGAAAAAACCGACGTCGATGACGCCGCCTCCTTCATGGCTGAGTTCAAGAACGGGGCAGCCGGCGTTTTCGAGGTCACCCGGTTCGCCCCCGGCCGCGGCTGCGGACTCAACGAGCACCAATCCATCGAGATCAACGCCGAAGGCGGCACCGTCGTCTACGACTACCAGAAGCCCGATGAGCTTCAGCTCTGCCTGACCCAAAAGGACATGGCGGCCGCCCGCTTCGTCCGCACCAGCGTGCCCGCTGCGGTCCGCCAATTCTACGGCCCCGCCATCTGGAAGGCTTTTCGCCAGTGTCCGCCATTGGGCTTCCGGCTCAAGCAGGCCCGCGACTTTATCGACGCGATCCGCCATCGCCGTTCGGTCACCCCCAACTTCGACGACGCCCTCCGCGCCCAGCAGGTTATCGACGCCATCCTCCAAGCCGATCGAAGTCGCCGGTGGGTCAAGGTCCCCAGGTAGGCTCGGATCCCCTTGAGCTTCCGGTCCGCGATCCGTGACACGCGGTCCCGTTGCGAATCCAGACGACTGATGCCTACCGATTCTGCCGCCCGGCCAAGCTCGCAACCGGCATAAGCCTATAACCGATTGTAGGGGCGGTACTTGTGGCGACACAGATTCGCCGAACCCCCGGTGATTTTCGCTTGCCATTCTCGGATCGCTGCGATACACTGGGGTCATGTCTAATACCAGTATTAATACCAGTAATCCAGTCTATGCCTCTCTGGTCGAGACCCTCCGCGACGAGATTCACGCCGGCCGAAGCCAGCCGAATCAGTTGATCGGGTCGGAACACGAGATGGTGCGGCGGACGGGCCTCAGCCGCGTATCCGTCCGGCGGGCCATCGACCAGCTTGTCGATGAGGGGTTGGTCGAGCGCCGCCCCGGCAAGGGCGTCTTCGTTCGCGATCGCCATGTGGCCACGCGGCTGGTCGAGATCGTGGTGCCCGACATGACCCGCGAGCCGTGGGTCCGCATCGTTCGCAGCGCCCAGCGGTCCGGGGCCGATCGCGGCATCCAGATCCAGCTCCACGACGCCCACCAGTACGGCGACCTGGACGTGACCCTCCGCGTCCTGGAAAGGCTCCCTGAACTGGCCCCCAGCGGGGCGATACTCGGCTCGATCTGCCACCCGCGCTTCGCCGAACTGATCGTCAAACTCAAGGGGCAGGCCTATCCGTTCGTCCTGATCGGCGAATCCTGGCGCGAAATCGAGGTGCCCACCGTCTCCGCCGACAACCGCGCCGGCGGCTATACCGTCGGGCAGGAACTGGTCCGGCGCGGACACCGGCGGATCGGCTACATCGGCCCGATGGTCGACCCGACGGCACGGCGGCGGTTCGAGGGGCTGCGCGATGCGGTCAACGACGGCGGCGTCGCCTTCGACCGCGCGCTCGTCGGCGACCTGGTGCTCGAAAACCCGCTGGTCAGTTGGGAGCGGGCGGTGGACCAGGCGATCCGACGGATGATGGATCAGCCGGATCGGCCGACGGCCATCCTCTGCTGCACCGACGGGGCGGCGGCTGACGCCTGCCGAACCCTCAAGCGAATGGGCGTGGCGATCCCCAGCGACATCAGCGTGATCGGCTACGACGATGAGCCGATCTGCCGCTACCTCGATCCGCCGCTGGCCTCGGTGCGTCAGCCGGTCGAGCAGATGGGCCAGGCTGCGATGGAGATGCTGATCGGCCGAATGGGCAACCCGCGCGGCGCCATCGAGCACTGCGTCCTGCCGGTCGAGTTCGTCAGCCGCGCGTCACTGGCGGACAGGCTTGCCGATGCCGGAGGAACGCCCGTATGAAACCGAGAGCCTTTACCCTGATCGAGTTGCTCGTGGTGGTGGCGATCATCGCCGTGCTGGTGGCCATGCTGCTGCCGGCGCTGAGTCAGGCCCGCGAATCGGCCAGGCTCATTCAGTGCGACAGCCGCCTGCGGCAGCTCGGCGTAGCCGTGCGAGCCTACCTCAACGACAGCGCCGACATCTTTCCCGCCGGCTGGGATCCGCCGGGCTCCGGCTACTGGTGCATCTGGAATCCCCGCCAGTGCCCGTTCTACCCGTACGTGCACGGCGACGCGCCGATCGCGACGCCCGAGAGCTTCGAGAACAGCCGCAGCATCGTCTTCTACTGCACGGTGGGTGAGCGGCGGGCGACGTTGGCCACCAACGCCACGTACTTCTACAACTGGAAGCTCGGCTGGCACTGGCC
The window above is part of the Phycisphaerae bacterium genome. Proteins encoded here:
- a CDS encoding carboxypeptidase regulatory-like domain-containing protein, which gives rise to ADGQPIADQPVWLIPTDQPGNPYGVTTDVHGRAWFWCKSGPGTYTAVVQRDGQTHQTQITPAPPGQWLQIKTVRCRLPQ
- a CDS encoding cellulase family glycosylhydrolase codes for the protein MAPIRIHPQNPKIFEGRGAPRVLVCATEHYGAVMNRPFRFDRYLDDAAAKLQTLTRTFMLFREFQNMYNPYSTCKPESTDYIAPFCRVGPDLAADGLPKFNLSQPNPEFFDRLHRFLSKASQLGIVVEVVLLSNTYMPEIWAANPLNRINNVNDVEDIRWPDYLSRRHPKLFAWQTAHVRKIVEETNRYDNIFYEICNEPGGAAGGPDDPTIEEVNDWQMAIAKVIRETESRLPNQHLIAGQEALVYNPLFEQRSDKSFGDFGIDVVNIHPLPNTVYAGKTYYLGGFMSKELSLEPLRDYCLAAYDELKPLNMDEDNTASRFKDFDGWTIHRKRAWTTLLCGGHYDYIDFSIINYCETGTEESQRCIRTWMRHLSDYIHSIDLVRAKPIRDRLRGQPAATVASVFGVADEDISIYLADGRELTDKDAGRAIGGQIILDLPEGEYQAAWFSPVDGTYDPPLVLRGGNGMRLAVPAFTHDAVLRIRKRG
- a CDS encoding TIM barrel protein; translated protein: MKLGFMAWCFPSLDLDRVLAWAVERRFECVILDRWPWDLAEAKDLLARYDLSVTALGTSVNILDPDPAKQKDNVALVKKIIAHAEKLNVPTVEMFAGRNPNTRVEDNYAPFKKVMTPLVKFAADRGRRISVENCPMMHDSWPGGTNIAYSPAIWERMFDLVPAENFGLTFDPAHCVWLGIDYLAAVRAFGDRIFGVHAKDCEILHEVLAVAGILGDHWWRYRMPGWGEVDWPAFLSALHEVGFAGDLNLEHEDVLFGFDDLPNSPEKVKQGLLLGQKFLKPYLPDPI
- a CDS encoding Gfo/Idh/MocA family oxidoreductase is translated as MATSKASRKINLAIIGAGGISQAVHLPGFKLCKDVRVAALCDESESLARRVAEPFGVPAVYSDYQRMLESEPLDAVVVATPNYLHYPMVMAAAQRKLHVLCEKPLALDATQARRMRDAVKRARLVNMIAYNYRYVPAIRFLKQLIDDGTLGRVYHFRAFYLQLWGGDGASWRTRRKLTGSGQLGDVGSHLIDYARHLIGEFDSVCGLTRTWLPKRRDPNTNRWEKTDVDDAASFMAEFKNGAAGVFEVTRFAPGRGCGLNEHQSIEINAEGGTVVYDYQKPDELQLCLTQKDMAAARFVRTSVPAAVRQFYGPAIWKAFRQCPPLGFRLKQARDFIDAIRHRRSVTPNFDDALRAQQVIDAILQADRSRRWVKVPR
- a CDS encoding GntR family transcriptional regulator, which produces MSNTSINTSNPVYASLVETLRDEIHAGRSQPNQLIGSEHEMVRRTGLSRVSVRRAIDQLVDEGLVERRPGKGVFVRDRHVATRLVEIVVPDMTREPWVRIVRSAQRSGADRGIQIQLHDAHQYGDLDVTLRVLERLPELAPSGAILGSICHPRFAELIVKLKGQAYPFVLIGESWREIEVPTVSADNRAGGYTVGQELVRRGHRRIGYIGPMVDPTARRRFEGLRDAVNDGGVAFDRALVGDLVLENPLVSWERAVDQAIRRMMDQPDRPTAILCCTDGAAADACRTLKRMGVAIPSDISVIGYDDEPICRYLDPPLASVRQPVEQMGQAAMEMLIGRMGNPRGAIEHCVLPVEFVSRASLADRLADAGGTPV
- a CDS encoding prepilin-type N-terminal cleavage/methylation domain-containing protein, which gives rise to MKPRAFTLIELLVVVAIIAVLVAMLLPALSQARESARLIQCDSRLRQLGVAVRAYLNDSADIFPAGWDPPGSGYWCIWNPRQCPFYPYVHGDAPIATPESFENSRSIVFYCTVGERRATLATNATYFYNWKLGWHWPPAGWTVPVNVDRLADPTRFGVLLDIDDGNWGGFHGQGITPVLCADGHVDNHSGSPTPSVDAFEEYIGSGPTAPRGGL